From the genome of Actinomycetota bacterium, one region includes:
- the map gene encoding type I methionyl aminopeptidase: MITIKNAKEFDKMSVAGAAVAAVLSAVRVLIAPGVTLKELDEVAAEIIRARDCTPSFLGYHGYPAHICTSPNDVIVHGIPSSYRLVEGDILSIDAGAIYQGYHGDAAATFAVGEVAKPVQRLIDTTEAALWAGIDQVREGARIGDIGYAVEREAKRQGLGVVREYLGHGIGRQMHEDPQIPNYGARGTGLKLRRGMSICIEPMFNMGGEATKVESDGWTVKTADGSLSAHFEHTIALTDGGVRVLTQEPDLVEGAHGG, from the coding sequence ATGATCACCATCAAGAACGCGAAGGAATTCGACAAGATGAGCGTTGCGGGGGCGGCGGTCGCCGCGGTCCTCTCCGCCGTGCGGGTCCTCATCGCACCCGGTGTCACGTTGAAGGAGCTCGACGAAGTCGCAGCCGAGATCATCAGGGCTCGGGACTGCACACCATCGTTTCTCGGTTACCACGGATACCCTGCGCACATTTGCACATCTCCCAACGACGTGATCGTGCACGGCATCCCCTCTTCATACCGGCTCGTCGAAGGTGACATCCTGTCGATCGACGCCGGGGCCATCTACCAGGGATACCACGGCGACGCTGCCGCCACGTTCGCCGTCGGTGAAGTGGCAAAGCCCGTGCAGCGGCTCATCGACACGACGGAGGCCGCGCTGTGGGCGGGTATCGATCAAGTCAGAGAAGGTGCCCGGATCGGTGACATCGGATATGCGGTGGAGCGTGAGGCGAAGCGTCAAGGACTTGGCGTGGTACGGGAGTATCTGGGTCATGGAATCGGTCGCCAGATGCATGAGGATCCGCAAATCCCCAACTATGGCGCTCGGGGAACGGGTCTCAAACTACGCCGTGGCATGTCGATCTGCATCGAGCCGATGTTCAACATGGGCGGTGAGGCCACGAAGGTCGAGTCCGACGGTTGGACGGTGAAGACGGCGGACGGTAGTCTATCGGCACACTTCGAGCACACCATCGCTCTCACGGATGGCGGAGTCCGGGTGCTGACGCAAGAGCCGGA